From Chlamydiota bacterium, a single genomic window includes:
- the ftsW_2 gene encoding putative lipid II flippase FtsW, translating to MKQLRYLDFSQIVMLFLVMCLSLILIASVTMDHFEQESKFFTPYVLKQLRWFILGWGIYVLVCLFDYHKLKDLAPILYGIVIVSLVGLFFMSPVRNVFRWYRLPFLGFDIQPSEVAKCIVVIMLAWFIDRNKARMHTFKNTSIALIIGLIPFVLILKQPDLGTALILLLMLFGMLSIAGANRFILRSMVVVFCICFVFIAALFLEIVPHSTIKPMATKIVKEYQFERLNPKTYHQKAALNAIGLGAFLGTGFRKSDFSTSGWLPTAHTDSVFCVLGEQFGLLGMYILIGLLYFLGYLGFRSASSANDYFGYLLGFGMILMIMLHGLLNIAMMCGVLPISGVPLVLVSYGGSQILVVMGSLGLVQSIFIRRFRF from the coding sequence ATGAAGCAATTACGTTACCTTGATTTTTCGCAGATTGTGATGCTGTTTTTAGTCATGTGTTTGTCACTTATTCTGATTGCTAGTGTCACGATGGATCATTTTGAACAAGAGAGTAAATTTTTTACGCCCTATGTTTTAAAACAGCTGCGTTGGTTTATTTTGGGGTGGGGGATTTATGTCCTTGTCTGTTTATTTGATTATCATAAACTCAAAGATCTAGCCCCTATTTTGTATGGGATTGTCATTGTATCTTTAGTGGGCTTATTTTTTATGTCTCCTGTACGCAATGTGTTTCGATGGTATCGTCTTCCCTTTTTGGGATTTGATATCCAGCCAAGTGAGGTGGCTAAGTGTATTGTCGTGATCATGCTTGCATGGTTTATCGATCGAAATAAAGCACGTATGCATACCTTCAAAAATACAAGTATTGCGCTGATCATTGGTTTGATCCCTTTTGTGTTGATTCTTAAACAGCCCGATTTAGGCACAGCACTGATTTTATTACTCATGCTGTTTGGAATGTTGAGTATAGCTGGAGCCAATCGCTTTATTTTGCGATCCATGGTTGTGGTTTTTTGCATTTGTTTTGTTTTTATTGCCGCACTTTTTTTAGAAATCGTTCCGCATAGCACGATAAAGCCTATGGCGACTAAAATCGTAAAGGAGTATCAGTTTGAGAGGCTCAATCCTAAAACATATCATCAAAAAGCGGCTCTGAATGCGATTGGACTAGGAGCATTTTTGGGGACAGGTTTTAGAAAAAGCGATTTTTCAACAAGTGGATGGTTGCCTACAGCTCACACAGATTCAGTCTTTTGTGTTTTAGGAGAACAATTTGGCCTTTTAGGAATGTATATTTTGATTGGCCTTTTATATTTTTTAGGGTATCTGGGGTTTAGGAGCGCAAGTAGTGCAAACGATTATTTTGGTTATCTTTTAGGATTTGGGATGATTTTAATGATCATGCTGCATGGTTTATTAAATATTGCAATGATGTGTGGAGTTTTGCCCATTTCAGGTGTGCCTCTTGTGCTTGTAAGTTATGGGGGATCTCAAATTTTAGTCGTGATGGGATCACTTGGACTTGTACAAAGTATTTTTATAAGGCGATTTAGGTTTTAA
- the iscS_2 gene encoding Cysteine desulfurase IscS: MSAFFHPLSEQLLEKKHLFEKHQIAPDSLEAKKLIEAGYERIKQTLKAPKNAVISMMPSLQQALFRVYDHVFENAIKTGKTYILVPQTMPRLLLEKLEKLEKRGCILHFIKCHKDGTIDLEDLEKHLSYRTSLVTLCLADPLLGTIQEIKKIQEKLAPLDILLHVDVTYAIGKFDIDLKHIEADFVTFSLEAINSPHHAIVIGKELLEERMFYHDVQFFDTALYAAVHSECALSCALLRNYFVKQLNMIEGCSIFSHPPLSLPNCVIASFLGCDQEALLYLLEGLDASIGNGPFQDLKDMLLNIGHPFAFARSSLSFQLSEKMTKDSIDNLIEKIKCAVEKLRRASCHL, from the coding sequence ATGAGTGCGTTTTTTCATCCATTATCTGAGCAACTTTTAGAAAAAAAACATCTATTTGAAAAACATCAAATCGCGCCTGATTCACTTGAGGCAAAAAAACTCATAGAAGCGGGTTATGAAAGGATTAAACAAACACTTAAAGCGCCTAAAAATGCTGTAATTTCGATGATGCCATCTTTACAACAGGCTCTTTTTCGAGTTTATGATCACGTTTTTGAAAATGCGATTAAAACAGGTAAAACATATATTTTAGTACCTCAAACCATGCCGCGTTTGCTTTTAGAGAAGCTAGAAAAGTTAGAAAAAAGGGGATGCATTTTGCATTTTATCAAATGCCACAAAGATGGAACTATCGATCTAGAAGATTTAGAAAAACATTTATCCTATAGAACATCTCTTGTCACGCTCTGTCTTGCCGATCCACTTTTAGGAACTATTCAAGAAATCAAAAAAATCCAAGAAAAACTCGCCCCGCTTGATATACTTTTACACGTTGATGTAACCTATGCAATAGGAAAATTTGACATCGATCTAAAACATATTGAAGCGGATTTTGTCACATTTTCTTTAGAAGCCATCAACTCGCCTCATCATGCGATTGTTATTGGAAAAGAATTATTAGAAGAAAGAATGTTTTATCATGATGTTCAGTTTTTTGATACTGCACTTTATGCTGCTGTGCATTCTGAATGTGCACTGTCTTGCGCCCTTTTGCGAAACTATTTTGTCAAACAACTTAATATGATTGAAGGGTGCAGTATTTTTTCACATCCCCCGCTAAGTTTACCAAATTGTGTCATTGCGAGCTTTTTGGGATGTGATCAAGAAGCGCTTCTTTATTTATTAGAAGGTCTGGATGCAAGCATAGGAAATGGCCCTTTCCAAGATTTAAAAGATATGTTGCTAAACATTGGACATCCCTTTGCATTTGCAAGGTCAAGTCTTTCTTTTCAACTCTCTGAAAAGATGACAAAAGATTCGATCGATAACTTGATAGAAAAGATCAAATGCGCTGTGGAAAAACTCAGGAGGGCATCATGTCATCTTTAA